Proteins found in one Fusarium oxysporum Fo47 chromosome V, complete sequence genomic segment:
- a CDS encoding putative ABC transporter encodes MASTYMSGASVQPAPLPGLENVTTNNQTTTSTHDTQAPVNPSSDTTPTNYSQDHMASKDETPARSTTEDEEDSELERRHSIVRDLARQYTNQSQMSAISGNPFTADENSPLNPRSDKFRALAWAKAISKLHSETGFTNRKAGVCYQNLNVFGYGQPTDYQKNVANIWLDAASLPRQLMGYGKTRIDIIRDFDGVVKNGEMLVVLGPPGSGCSTYLKTISGETSGIYINDDAYFNYRGITAHEMHTRHRGEAIYTAEVDVHFPHLTVGDTLDFAAHARAPRSIPGGIDRETFISHSRDVVMAMFGISHTVNTKVGNEYVRGVSGGERKRVTIAEASLSGAPLQCWDNSTRGLDSANAVEFCKTLRLQTQMSDTAALVSIYQAPQAAYDIFDKVVVLYEGRQIFFGGTKMAKQYFVDLGFECPARQTVPDFLTSMTSPQERIIRKGFEDRAPRTPDEFAAAWKASQANALLQREIEEYKRDFPINGPEAEEFRANRRAAQAKNQRKKSPYTLSYWQQTKLCVWRGFKRLVTDPTITLTQLFGNFIMALIVGSVFYNIDQTTASFFQRGALLFLACLSNAFSSALEILTLYAQRPIVEKHDRYALYHPSSEAVASMLCDMPYKILNAFTYNLTLYFMTNLRREPGPFFFFLFITFLVTLCMSMIFRTIASASRTLSQAMVPAALLILALVTFTGFVIQIDYMLGWCRWINYVNPLAYAFESLMVNEFHNRKFECNLFIPTYPDAAPENRVCSTVGAVQGEPMVSGDRYINLSFSYYHAHKWRNVGIVIAFTLLFLATYMFFAETVSAKKSKGEVLVFRRGHRLAKSRVDAESSPAGRVAITEKEGYGEGQPSNFKSTSVFHWNNVCYDIKIKSENRRILDNVAGWVKPGTMTALMGVSGAGKTTLLDCLADRTSMGVIHGDILVDDKLRDASFQRKTGYVQQQDLHLSTTTVREALNFSAIMRQPKHIPVKQKIAYVDEVIKMLDMQDYSEAVVGVLGEGLNVEQRKRLTIGVELAAKPPVLLFVDEPTSGLDSQTSWAILDLLEKLARSGQAILCTIHQPSAMLFQRFDRLLFLASGGKTVYFGDVGDHSRTMTQYFEAHGAEPCPPEANPAEWMLEVIGAAPGSETNLDWPQIWKDSSEFAAVQQHLQELSHHRVEKSQDEDPHLYDEFAATFTTQLKYVTTRVFEQYWRTPSYIYSKAALCTLVALFIGFSFYQAPNTALGLQNQMFAIFQVLTVFGQLTQQQMPHFVIQRDLYEVRERPSKTYSWQVFILSQIIVEIPWNTLMAAIMYFCWYYPIGLYRNAEPTDAVAERGALMFLLFLVFMLFTCTFTDFIIAGCSSAETGGNIANLLFMMCLIFCGVLAPPNSFPKFWIWMYRVSPFTYLISAILSTAVANTEAVCAQNEYVVFPPPEGQTCGEYMQAYIKSAGGYLVDKSSNSTCTYCTIGDSNVFLARVQSHYDERWRNFGLMWVYIIFNVFAALALYWLVRVPKNKKGKKEKKE; translated from the exons ATGGCATCAACTTATATGAGCGGTGCCTCCGTCCAGCCAGCACCACTACCTGGACTGGAAAATGTGACGACAAATAATCAGACTACTACCTCAACTCATGACACTCAAGCCCCCGTGAATCCAAGTTCAGACACAACTCCTACCAACTATTCTCAAGACCACATGGCTTCCAAGGACGAAACACCAGCCAGATCCACcacagaagatgaagaagactcGGAACTCGAGCGCAGACACAGCATTGTCCGCGACTTGGCACGCCAATACACCAACCAGAGTCAAATGTCTGCTATCAGTGGCAATCCCTTTACAGCAGATGAAAACAGCCCCCTGAATCCCAGAAGTGACAAGTTCAGAGCGTTGGCTTGGGCAAAGGCTATTTCGAAATTGCACAGTGAAACTGGCTTCACTAATCGCAAAGCTGGTGTTTGCTATCAGAACTTGAACGTGTTTGGATATGGCCAGCCCACAGATTATCAGAAGAACGTGGCCAATATCTGGCTTGACGCCGCTTCACTTCCACGACAGCTGATGGGGTATGGAAAGACTAGGATCGACATCATTCGAgactttgatggtgttgtcaagAACGGAGAGATGTTGGTGGTATTAGGTCCGCCTGGCTCTGGCTGCTCGACATATCTCAAGACCATTTCCGGTGAGACAAGTGGTATTTACATCAACGATGATGCATACTTTAACTACAGGG GCATAACGGCCCATGAGATGCACACCCGCCATCGCGGAGAAGCAATCTACACCGCAGAAGTAGACGTCCACTTCCCCCACCTCACAGTCGGCGACACCCTCGACTTCGCCGCCCACGCCCGCGCCCCACGCTCTATCCCCGGCGGCATTGACCGTGAGACCTTCATCTCGCACTCCCGCGACGTGGTAATGGCCATGTTCGGCATAAGCCACACGGTAAACACAAAAGTCGGAAACGAGTACGTCCGCGGCGTATCCGGCGGCGAGCGCAAACGCGTCACCATCGCCGAAGCCTCCCTCAGCGGCGCACCGCTGCAGTGCTGGGATAATAGCACACGGGGCCTTGATTCAGCAAATGCGGTTGAGTTTTGTAAGACGTTGAGGCTGCAGACGCAGATGTCTGATACGGCGGCTCTGGTGTCGATATATCAGGCCCCGCAGGCTGCTTACGATATCTTTGATAAGGTTGTTGTGTTGTATGAGGGAAGGCAGATTTTCTTTGGGGGAACCAAGATGGCGAAGCAGTATTTTGTTGATCTGGGTTTTGAGTGTCCTGCAAGACAGACGGTGCCGGATTTCCTGACGTCGATGACGAGTCCGCAGGAGCGAATTATTCGAAAAGGGTTCGAAGACCGTGCACCAAGGACACCAGATGAATTCGCAGCAGCGTGGAAAGCCTCCCAAGCCAATGCTCTTCTCCAACGAGAAATCGAAGAGTATAAACGCGACTTTCCGATCAATGGGCCTGAAGCAGAAGAGTTTAGAGCGAATCGACGGGCAGCACAGGCTAAGAACCAACGAAAGAAGAGTCCTTATACGTTGAGCTACTGGCAGCAAACGAAGCTCTGTGTCTGGCGGGGCTTCAAACGCTTGGTTACAGATCCGACTATAACGCTTACGCAGTTGTTTGGGAATTTCATCATGGCGCTGATTGTGGGGAGTGTGTTTTATAATATCGATCAGACGACCGCGAGCTTTTTTCAGAGGGGTGCTTTGCTTTTCTTGGCTTGTCTTTCGAATGCTTTTTCTAGTGCTCTTGAG ATTCTTACATTGTATGCTCAACGACCTATCGTCGAGAAGCATGATCGCTACGCCCTATATCATCCATCGTCTGAAGCAGTGGCTTCTATGCTCTGCGATATGCCCTACAAGATCCTCAACGCCTTCACATACAATCTAACACTCTACTTCATGACCAACCTCCGCAGAGAACCGGGCCcatttttcttctttcttttcatcacATTCCTCGTCACGCTCTGCATGTCCATGATTTTCAGAACGATTGCTTCTGCGTCTCGAACACTCTCTCAAGCTATGGTCCCCgctgctcttctcatcctcgcGTTAGTTACTTTCACGGGCTTTGTTATCCAGATTGACTATATGCTTGGTTGGTGCCGATGGATCAACTACGTCAATCCGCTTGCGTATGCGTTCGAATCACTTATGGTGAATGAGTTTCATAACCGCAAGTTTGAGTGCAACTTGTTCATTCCTACGTATCCTGATGCAGCGCCTGAGAATCGCGTTTGCTCGACTGTTGGGGCTGTACAGGGTGAACCCATGGTTTCAGGGGACAGGTATATCAACTTGTCCTTCTCATACTACCATGCGCACAAGTGGCGAAATGTTGGTATCGTCATCGCTTTTACGCTTCTTTTCCTTGCGACATACATGTTCTTCGCCGAAACCGTCAGCGCAAAGAAGTCAAAAGGAGAAGTTCTTGTTTTCCGTCGGGGACACAGACTTGCAAAGAGCAGAGTTGATGCAGAGTCCAGTCCAGCAGGTCGCGTGGCTATTACTGAGAAAGAAGGCTACGGAGAAGGACAGCCGTCAAACTTCAAGTCAACGAGTGTCTTCCACTGGAACAACGTGTGCTACGACATCAAAATCAAGAGTGAAAACAGGCGTATTCTTGATAACGTAGCCGGATGGGTCAAGCCCGGTACAATGACAGCTCTAATG GGCGTTTCAGGAGCCGGTAAAACAACCCTCCTCGACTGTCTCGCAGACCGCACAAGCATGGGCGTTATCCATGGCGACATCCTCGTCGACGACAAACTCCGCGACGCCTCCTTCCAACGCAAAACAGGCTACGTCCAGCAACAAGACCTGCACCTATCTACAACAACAGTCCGCGAAgccctcaacttctccgCCATAATGCGTCAGCCAAAACACATACCGGTAAAACAGAAGATCGCATACGTTGATGAAGTCATCAAGATGCTCGACATGCAGGACTATTCTGAAGCAGTCGTCGGTGTTTTAGGCGAGGGCTTAAATGTGGAACAACGGAAACGATTAACGATCGGTGTTGAACTCGCTGCAAAACCGCCAGTCTTACTATTTGTTGATGAGCCTACATCGGGACTAGACTCACAGACTTCATGGGCTATTCTGGACCTATTGGAAAAGCTGGCTCGTAGCGGACAAGCTATCCTCTGCACCATTCACCAACCATCAGCCATGCTCTTCCAGCGCTTCGATCGCCTACTCTTCCTAGCAAGCGGAGGGAAAACAGTGTATTTTGGAGACGTAGGCGATCATTCCCGCACAATGACTCAGTATTTCGAAGCACACGGCGCAGAACCATGTCCACCTGAAGCAAACCCCGCAGAATGGATGCTCGAAGTAATCGGCGCAGCACCCGGTTCCGAAACGAACCTCGACTGGCCGCAGATCTGGAAAGACTCCTCCGAATTCGCTGCTGTGCAACAACACTTGCAGGAACTATCTCATCATAGGGTTGAGAagagtcaagatgaagatccGCATTTGTATGATGAGTTTGCTGCTACGTTTACGACGCAGTTGAAGTACGTGACCACACGAGTTTTTGAGCAGTACTGGAGAACGCCTTCGTATATATACTCGAAGGCAGCGCTGTGTACGCTCGTCGCATTGTTCATTGGCTTTTCGTTTTATCAGGCGCCCAACACGGCGCTTGGACTGCAGAATCAGATGTTTGCGATTTTTCAAGTGTTAACTGTGTTCGGACAGCTCACGCAGCAACAG ATGCCGCACTTTGTCATTCAACGAGACTTGTACGAAGTCAGAGAACGGCCCTCCAAAACGTACAGCTGGCAAGTCTTCATCCTGAGTCAAATCATCGTCGAAATCCCATGGAACACCCTCATGGCTGCGATTATGTACTTTTGCTGGTACTACCCCATCGGTCTATACCGCAACGCCGAACCCACCGATGCAGTAGCTGAGCGCGGCGCCCTAAtgttcttgctcttcctcgtcttcatgCTCTTCACCTGCACCTTCACCGATTTCATAATCGCAGGGTGCAGCTCAGCCGAAACAGGAGGAAATATCGCCAACCTGCTCTTTATGATGTGTCTCATATTCTGCGGTGTTCTCGCACCACCGAACAGTTTCCCCAAATTCTGGATCTGGATGTATCGCGTCAGTCCCTTTAC